Within Legionella birminghamensis, the genomic segment CAGTTTGAATTTTGCTCGAATGGAGGCCATTAAAAGAGGGGTGCGCGTGTCGGTGTGCTCAGCGGGAAATGCGTCTTTAACGGCCTGTGGTTCAGCAACGCAATGGGCTCAGGGTTGGATTGTGTTTGTAGATGCCAATAACAACAATCTGATTGACAGCAATAATGATTTGGTCAAAGTGAATGAAGCGTTACCCAGTGGCACTCAGGTTAATGCCAATTCCAATATTGTCAGCTACGATAGCATGGGTTTTGTTTCCAGTGGCGAAATGAATCTTTCGGTTACGGCAATTGGTTGCAAGGGAAACAATGCGCGCGCCTTGAATGTGTCTGCCAGTGGAAGACTAAGCATCAGTCGGACTGCCTGCCAGTAACTTGTTTTTTCTTATGGTATACTATCGTAAATTTTGAATGAGATTATCTCCCATGGTTCAGGAACAAAGCCTGATGCCGTCCCCTGAATGGACTTCCTGGCTAACCCACAAGACGGCATTAACTGAAAAATTACAGCATGAGACGGGCGAAGCCCGCTTGAAACTGATTCAGCAAATCAAAACAAATTGCAATTGGTGGGACCGATTTTTTCTCGGTATTTGTGAGAAAAATGTAATTCATCGTGATGTATTGATGGCCTCGCAAGATCAATATTGCTGGTTTGCCCGTTCTGTAATCCCTCTGTCAACCTTCGATCAAAATATGGTTTTTTTCGAGCGGCTTAAAACTGAATCACTTGGACAGATGGTATTTAACAATCCAGTCGTTAAGCGAGACTGTTTAAGCCATTATTTTATTGATAAAAACAGTCAGGAGTACCATTGGATGACTCCTGAATTACGGCAGAATGCGCCTCTTCTCTGGGTACGTTATTCCCGGTTTCTAATTAATGAAAATTTTCCATTTTATCTGGTAGAAATTTTATTGCCTGATTTATTGAGGATTGCAAAATGAATTGGAATGCTTATTATCGACTAGGGCGTTTCGATAAACCTGTTGGTATTTTATTGTTATGGAGCCCCTCCGCATGGGGGTTATGGTTTGCCAATCAGGGGCATCCTCCATTGATTTTGTTTCTGCAGTTTCTTGCCGGGACCATTTTAATGCGGGCAGCTGGCTGTGTGATTAATGACATTGCAGATCGAAATATTGATTGCCATGTTCGCCGAACCCGGCACAGACCCTTAACCGCAGGTGAAATTCCGCTCAAAAAGGCCTTGATTTATTTATTTCTGCTGCTGTTTGCAGCTTTGATGATTTTAATTCAGCTGCCGTTAGCCTGTACTTATTATGCCTTGTTTGCACTTTTAATCACGATCATTTACCCCTTTTGCAAGCGATTTATGCAGGCGCCCCAGGTCGTTTTAGGGATCGCATTTTCAATGGGAATTCCGATGGCTTACGCTGCTTCAGAGGTTCCGCTTGATAAAACTGCAATTGGTTTACTGCTTATTAATTTTCTATGGACTCTGGCTTATGACACTGAGTATGCAATGGCTGATCGCGAGGATGATTTAAAGATTGGGGTCAAATCAACCGCGGTTTTATTTGCGGATTACGACCGTCTGATTATCGCTTTGCTGCAAGGGCTTTTCCATACTTGCTGGTTATATTTAATTATAAGTGCGGGATTTTATAATCGCGTATTATTGCTGTGCTGGCTGGCTGCCGGAAGCAATTTGATATACCAGCAATACTTGATTGCAGATCGTGCTCCAAATGCCTGCTTTAAAGCATTTATAATCAACTCCTGGTATGGATTGATTTTATGGCTGGGCATGGTTCTAAGTTTTTGAAATTATCTCAAAGCCTGACCAGCTCATCTAATAAACTGCTTGCACCAATTCTAAAGAAGCTGGGAGAAAGCCTTTGAGATGGAGCTTGCTTTGCTTGAGGTTGAAGGGGTTCTGATAGGTTAAACCCCAGGGTTTGAGAGCCTAGCATTTGCGAAGCCATTTCTGCATAAAGAAAGGCATCTTCAGGCTTACGAATACCGCCTGAGGCTTTAAAACCGACCGGTTTACCGGATTCTTTGATGGCTTTTAGCAGTGTATAGGCGGATAAGGGGGTTGCACCTGCCTCAATTTTACCGGTTGAAGTTTTTAAAAAATCACAGCCCAGATCAATTAATTCCTTTGCCAGCGTATACAATATCGCCGGTGATCTGAACGCGCCAGTTTCTATAATCACTTTAAACAGGATTCGGTGATATTTGCACAAAGCCAAGGCTTGTCTGCATCGTTCTAATGCCGGTTCCCGGTATCCATTCAAATAGAGTGAATAAGGAAAGACATAATCGATTTCATCAATGGGATACTCGGATAGAAGATCCTCCAACTGGGACATTACCATCGCTGCCGGCTCTTCTCCGCTGGGGAAGTTGAGAACTGTTGCCCATTTACAGGAGTTTTTTTCTGATAGCCAGGCTAAATGCTGCGGGTATATGCATAGAGCCGCAACATTAAACTGCTCGCCTTTTAATTGGAGTTGCTGAATCTGTTCTGCTGTCGCCTGTTTGTCCAATAGAGTTAAGTCAATACAGGATATAATCGTCTGGGCAGAAATCTCTGTTTCAACTACCTGTCTTTCCATGAGAAACTCTTCAAATTCAGCGTTTATGCTCATGTCAGGCTGGCAATGAATTCTTTAATCAGAATATTTAGTCGTTCAGCAGCCTGATTCGCCATAGCGACAACTGCATCATGGCTATGACTGCAGCTGGCAAGACCAGTGGCATGATTCGTAATTGTAGCGATAACCGCTACTTTCATACCGCAATGATTAGCAACCAGCACTTCAGGAACGGTTGACATTCCCACAGCATCGGCACCTAAAATACGGAATGCGCGAATTTCAGCAGCGGTTTCATAATTCGGGCCAATCACGGCGATGTAGACACCCTGATGCAGACTTATATTGCTTCTTTCTGCAATTTCAAGAAATTTTTCCCGCATGCTTTCGTCATAGGCATTATCCAGGGGGAAAAAACGCGGACCAAACTCATCGTCGTTAGGACCAACGAGCGGATTTCCGGGTTGAAGATTAATATGGTCAGTTATCAGCATCAATTCCCCAGGCCCGACCTCTTCACGAAGCGATCCGGAAGCGTTAGTTGCAAGAAAATATTCACAGCCCAGTAATTTTAAAGTGCGGACGTAATTCTTCACAATCTCATGGTTTAAGCCTTCATAGCTGTGTGCGCGTCCCTGCAAACAGGCGACGTTGACGCCGGCCAATCTTCCCAAAACCAGATTACCGCTGTGACCCTTCACCGTTGTACTGGGAAACCCGGGTAAAGCGTCATAGCTAATGGTAACGGCTTCTTCAATCTGTTCAGCAAAACTTCCTAAGCCAGAGCCTAATACTATTCCAATGACAGGCTTGAAATCTGGCACTATTTGACGGATTTTTGCAGCAGCCAGGGAAGGGGTATTTGCATTAATTTCGTTCATTTAACCAACCGATTAAAATCTAAAAAAAGAGGATGGACTATACTGGGTAACGCTGATTATTTCAATACACCCGGGTAGGTTGGGCTGTAAAGCCCAACATCAACGCTTTGTTGCTACAGGCAGAATAATTCTTACCTGCAAGCCGCCACCAATTCGGTTATAGGCTTTAATTTGCCCCTGATGTAAACGGACAGCCTTCTGGGCAATTGACAGGCCAAGGCCGTAACCACCGGTTTTCTTTTCCCTGGAGGTATCGACCCGATAGAAAGGATTGAAAATTTTCTCAAGCTGCTCTTCCGGTACTCCTGGGCCGCGGTCACAGATATCAATTAGCAAATTGCCTTCTGTAAGGCCAAGATGCACGCTAACTGATTCATCGGGCGGCGAATAGCGCAATGCATTCCTGATGATATTTTCTATCGCCCGGTGAATCAGACGCTCATCAATAAATAACTCGCAGTCTAGGCTGTCCGCCAGAGTAACCAGCGGTTTTTCATCGGCAAATTCGTAATTTGCATCTTCAATTATACGCGACAATAATTCCTTGATATTGCAGGGCGTACGATGGAGATCATCGACTGATTTATCAAGACGGGCAAATTGCAGTATTTCACTGATTAAAGAATTCAAACGCAGACACTCTACTTCCATGCGGCAGAACTCGCTGTCAGCCGCTCCCTGGGCTTTCTTACGGCCGAGTTCGATGGCAATCTGCAATCTGGCTAATGGGGAGCGCAACTCATGGGAAATATCCTGCAGCAACCGCTCTTTAGACAGGATAATTGTTTCTAGTTTTTCCGCCATTCGGTCAAATTCGCCGCTAAGTTCTGCAATTTCGTCGCGGCTATGCCCCTTAAAACTACCGACGCGCGTATTTAATTTACCTGT encodes:
- a CDS encoding purine-nucleoside phosphorylase, with the protein product MNEINANTPSLAAAKIRQIVPDFKPVIGIVLGSGLGSFAEQIEEAVTISYDALPGFPSTTVKGHSGNLVLGRLAGVNVACLQGRAHSYEGLNHEIVKNYVRTLKLLGCEYFLATNASGSLREEVGPGELMLITDHINLQPGNPLVGPNDDEFGPRFFPLDNAYDESMREKFLEIAERSNISLHQGVYIAVIGPNYETAAEIRAFRILGADAVGMSTVPEVLVANHCGMKVAVIATITNHATGLASCSHSHDAVVAMANQAAERLNILIKEFIASLT
- the ubiA gene encoding 4-hydroxybenzoate octaprenyltransferase gives rise to the protein MNWNAYYRLGRFDKPVGILLLWSPSAWGLWFANQGHPPLILFLQFLAGTILMRAAGCVINDIADRNIDCHVRRTRHRPLTAGEIPLKKALIYLFLLLFAALMILIQLPLACTYYALFALLITIIYPFCKRFMQAPQVVLGIAFSMGIPMAYAASEVPLDKTAIGLLLINFLWTLAYDTEYAMADREDDLKIGVKSTAVLFADYDRLIIALLQGLFHTCWLYLIISAGFYNRVLLLCWLAAGSNLIYQQYLIADRAPNACFKAFIINSWYGLILWLGMVLSF
- a CDS encoding GspH/FimT family pseudopilin — its product is MKEKGFTLTELIVTLCIAAIFISVAVPGYYSLIQNNKVVAMVNRLSASLNFARMEAIKRGVRVSVCSAGNASLTACGSATQWAQGWIVFVDANNNNLIDSNNDLVKVNEALPSGTQVNANSNIVSYDSMGFVSSGEMNLSVTAIGCKGNNARALNVSASGRLSISRTACQ
- a CDS encoding deoxyribose-phosphate aldolase; the encoded protein is MERQVVETEISAQTIISCIDLTLLDKQATAEQIQQLQLKGEQFNVAALCIYPQHLAWLSEKNSCKWATVLNFPSGEEPAAMVMSQLEDLLSEYPIDEIDYVFPYSLYLNGYREPALERCRQALALCKYHRILFKVIIETGAFRSPAILYTLAKELIDLGCDFLKTSTGKIEAGATPLSAYTLLKAIKESGKPVGFKASGGIRKPEDAFLYAEMASQMLGSQTLGFNLSEPLQPQAKQAPSQRLSPSFFRIGASSLLDELVRL
- the cpxA gene encoding two-component system sensor histidine kinase CpxA, which produces MRSLYWKIFLSFWLATILIIITTAWVTSEIAQKSSIPVREQVFMDSYANAAVATFESGKHSALKTWLAQIGIARHMELFLICSTGEIIGNQTPPGVVKDITNHLVKEELDDGMIKYGNLIIVSHEILSTSGRAYRLVAVSEKPLAHFVQIPWAGLTIRLTIAIFISGLICYLLSIYLTQPLRSLRMAAKSIATGKLNTRVGSFKGHSRDEIAELSGEFDRMAEKLETIILSKERLLQDISHELRSPLARLQIAIELGRKKAQGAADSEFCRMEVECLRLNSLISEILQFARLDKSVDDLHRTPCNIKELLSRIIEDANYEFADEKPLVTLADSLDCELFIDERLIHRAIENIIRNALRYSPPDESVSVHLGLTEGNLLIDICDRGPGVPEEQLEKIFNPFYRVDTSREKKTGGYGLGLSIAQKAVRLHQGQIKAYNRIGGGLQVRIILPVATKR
- a CDS encoding chorismate--pyruvate lyase family protein, with translation MVQEQSLMPSPEWTSWLTHKTALTEKLQHETGEARLKLIQQIKTNCNWWDRFFLGICEKNVIHRDVLMASQDQYCWFARSVIPLSTFDQNMVFFERLKTESLGQMVFNNPVVKRDCLSHYFIDKNSQEYHWMTPELRQNAPLLWVRYSRFLINENFPFYLVEILLPDLLRIAK